In a single window of the Rhodamnia argentea isolate NSW1041297 chromosome 2, ASM2092103v1, whole genome shotgun sequence genome:
- the LOC115754143 gene encoding probable WRKY transcription factor 34 codes for MSGMDDNVAVIGDWVPPSPSPRTFFTALLGDDIGLRSGLEAPGNNKTGGLFLGSQERMTMGNFENKDTKQVGPSGGDYSSESGSAVEQKGYSRGCLVERLAARAGFNAPRLNTEGIRSADLSSNPDVRSPYLTIPPGLSPTTLLDSPVFLSNSLAQPSPTTGKFPFFPNNNSKSSGLILDADTSRDNPFEDNSSSSFAFKPLGESSSSFFGAGSKMNHATFPQQSFPRIEVSVQSENSVQSRNVEPTKLQSQNRGGFQFQGDFSRSSTEKVAGHEGVPSDQRNFGTVSGDPEHSPPLDEQQDDEADQRVSGDSFVGVNGGSLSEDGYNWRKYGQKQVKGSEYPRSYYKCTHPSCQVKKKVERSHEGHITEIIYKGAHNHPKPPPNRRSVIGGANSLGDMQLDIPEQMGSQNATDTDPAWANMQKTVGTGGPEWRQDNLEVTSSPSDGPEFSNAPTSLQVHNGGNQLELGDQVDASSTFSNDECDDEQQTHGSVSLACDGEEDESDSKRRKIEAYATDMSGASRAIREPRVVVQTTSEVDILDDGYRWRKYGQKVVKGNPNPRSYYKCTSAGCTVRKHVERASHDLKSVITTYEGKHNHDVPAARNSSHVNSGASSAIQTQSTTSAVQTQVHRPEPSQVHSMMARYEGPGSLGSFSLPGRQQLGPAPAFSFAMNPPRLANLAMAGLGPGQGNLPILPVHPFLAQQRPAHEMGFMLPKGEPKAEPISEPGLNLSNNSSVYQHIMSRLPLGPQM; via the exons ATGAGTGGGATGGATGATAATGTTGCTGTGATTGGTGATTGGGTGCCTCCAAGTCCGAGCCCTAGAACCTTTTTCACTGCATTGCTCGGTGATGACATTGGTTTGAGGTCAGGACTGGAAGCTCCTGGAAACAATAAGACAGGGGGGCTTTTTCTAGGATCTCAAGAGAGGATGACGATGGGGAACTTTGAAAACAAGGACACAAAACAAGTTGGTCCTAGTGGTGGTGACTATTCCAGTGAATCCGGCTCGGCTGTCGAGCAGAAAGGGTATTCGCGTGGATGTCTTGTGGAAAGGTTGGCAGCCCGAGCTGGGTTTAATGCCCCAAGATTAAATACAGAGGGAATTAGATCTGCTGATCTTTCGTCGAATCCTGATGTTAGGTCTCCTTATTTGACGATCCCTCCTGGTCTAAGTCCTACAACACTTCTTGACTCCCCAGTTTTCCTCTCGAATTCACTG GCTCAGCCCTCTCCAACGACAGGGAAGTTCCCTTTTTTCCCTAACAATAATAGCAAGAGCTCCGGGTTGATATTAGATGCAGATACAAGTAGAGATAACCCATTCGAGGACAAcagttcttcatcatttgctttcAAGCCTCTTGGTGAATCGAGTTCCTCCTTTTTTGGTGCCGGGAGCAAA ATGAATCATGCCACATTTCCTCAGCAGTCTTTCCCCAGAATTGAGGTTTCAGTTCAGTCAGAAAATTCTGTCCAATCTCGAAATGTGGAACCAACCAAATTGCAATCCCAGAATAGAGGCGGATTCCAATTTCAGGGAGACTTTTCCAGGTCATCGACAGAAAAAGTTGCTGGTCATGAAGGGGTGCCATCTGATCAAAGGAACTTCGGTACTGTTAGTGGTGATCCTGAACATTCTCCTCCGCTGGACGAGCAACAAGATGATGAGGCAGACCAAAGAGTCAGCGGAGATTCCTTTGTAGGTGTTAATGGTGGGAGCCTTTCCGAAGATGGATATAACTGGAGAAAATATGGACAGAAACAAGTCAAAGGAAGTGAGTATCCAAGAAGTTATTACAAGTGCACTCATCCCAGCTGTCAAGTTAAAAAGAAGGTGGAACGATCTCACGAGGGCCATATTACGGAAATAATCTACAAAGGGGCCCACAATCACCCGAAACCTCCACCTAACCGCCGATCTGTCATTGGGGGAGCCAATTCCCTCGGTGACATGCAGTTGGACATTCCAGAACAGATGGGCTCGCAGAATGCTACTGACACTGATCCAGCTTGGGCTAATATGCAGAAAACTGTTGGTACGGGAGGTCCTGAGTGGAGGCAGGATAACCTCGAGGTCACATCATCACCATCTGATGGCCCCGAATTTAGCAATGCTCCGACCTCTTTACAGGTACATAATGGTGGTAATCAATTGGAATTGGGGGATCAGGTGGATGCGTCCTCTACTTTTTCAAATGATGAATGTGATGATGAGCAGCAGACTCACGGCAGCGTATCTTTGGCTTGtgatggagaagaagatgaatccGATTCAAAGAGAAG GAAAATTGAAGCATATGCAACTGATATGAGTGGGGCTTCAAGAGCCATTCGCGAGCCTAGAGTTGTTGTCCAGACGACCAGTGAGGTAGATATTCTCGATGACGGTTATCGCTGGCGCAAGTATGGGCAGAAAGTTGTGAAGGGAAACCCGAACCCAAG GAGTTACTACAAGTGCACAAGTGCCGGCTGCACGGTTAGGAAGCACGTAGAGAGGGCGTCGCATGACCTCAAGTCAGTAATTACTACGTATGAAGGGAAGCATAATCATGATGTTCCTGCTGCTCGGAATAGCAGCCATGTCAACTCTGGCGCATCTAGCGCCATACAAACCCAGTCCACCACCTCTGCAGTTCAGACTCAAGTCCATAGGCCCGAGCCCTCACAAGTCCATAGCATGATGGCGAGGTACGAAGGGCCTGGGTCGTTAGGTTCGTTTAGCCTACCTGGAAGGCAGCAACTAGGCCCTGCTCCCGCATTTTCCTTTGCAATGAATCCGCCCAGACTGGCGAATCTTGCGATGGCTGGGTTGGGTCCCGGCCAGGGCAATCTTCCAATCTTGCCTGTTCATCCATTTCTGGCTCAGCAGCGCCCAGCACATGAAATGGGATTCATGTTGCCGAAAGGAGAACCGAAGGCCGAGCCAATATCTGAGCCTGGTCTGAACCTGTCTAACAACTCATCGGTTTATCAGCACATTATGAGTAGACTGCCGCTTGGACCTCAGATGTAA
- the LOC115754146 gene encoding receptor-like protein kinase BRI1-like 3 isoform X1, translating to MVRGDSKFGRFLNILNSPRLITEKVLENWESLSDANVSTVLRGRKIDKGWKFLCPRGIMSFFCIVSVLFHHQLTAAAAAEEANDEVSMLLAFKNSSVQSDPTGFLSNWEASSQTPCSWSGVSCTPDGHVHGLDLSNAGLRGALHFPRLTDLRSLRVVNLHGNLFSAGDLSASASSSCRLETVDLSFNNFSDPLPGNSFLISCHSLVHVDLSRNSIPGGNLQFGPSLLQLDLSRNTISDPTLLTYSLSSCQNLKLLNFSGNIITGKLGATPTSCKNLSVLDLSGNRLFGDIPPNFVADSPPSLEYLDLSNNNFSSKFSDLDFGSCGNLTYLNLSSIGLSGSEFPESLKNCQDLEMLDISLNQLEYMIPGALLGNLRNLRQLSLAHNHFTGQIPPELGQTCGTLEELDLSVNNLTGGLPSTFVSCSSLWNLNLGNNHLSGDFLVTVVSSLSSLRNLRLPFNDINGSIPLSLTNCSQLRVLDLSSNVITGNIPQGFCSSSFSSSLEKILLASNYISGTMVSELGNCKNLKSIDLSFNSLSSEIPKEIWELPKLLDLVMWANNLTGKIPEGICENGGNLETLILNNNLISGTIPLSIANCTNMIWVSLSSNRLTGEIPAGVGNLRKLAVLQLANNSITGQIPPEIGKCQGLIWLDLNSNQLTGSLPTELADQSGLITPGSVSGKQFAYVRYEGGTDCRGAGGLVEFEDIRPSRLESYHMAHSCQTTRIYTGVTVYSFASNGSMMYIDLSFNSLSGMIPESYGTMTFLQVLKLGHNELTGTIPESFGGLKSIGVLDLSHNRLQGFLPGSLGSLSFLNDLDISNNNLTGPIPSGGQMITFPASRFENNSGLCGVPLPPCGSDTGSTVPSSSGGQERKQSAKVGAIIGTGIAAFFIICILILMVVFYRLKIHHKMGKQREKYIQSLPTSGTSSWKLSSVHEPLSINIAAFEKPLQKLTFAHLLEATNGFSSESLIGSGGFGEVYKARLKDGHVVAIKKLAHVTGQGDREFMAEMETIGKIKHRNLVPLLGYCKIGEERLLVYEYMKWGSLESVLHNRTKGMASNLDWETRKKIAIDSARGLAFLHHSCVPHIIHRDMKSSNVLLDENFVARLSDFGMARLVNALDTHLSVSTLSGTPGYVPPEYYQSFRCTTKGDVYSYGVILLELLSGKRPIDYSEFGEDNNLVSWAKQLWREKSSNEILDPGLAGDTSHKDELCQYLRIAFECLEDRPPRRPTMIQVMAMFKELQAITSDSDILGGLSAKDAVIIESQEEEL from the coding sequence ATGGTGAGAGGAGACTCCAAATTCGGGAGATTTCTCAACATTCTCAATAGCCCGAGATTGATAACAGAAAAAGTACTCGAGAATTGGGAAAGTTTAAGCGACGCGAATGTGTCAACGGTACTAAGAGGCCGAAAGATAGATAAAGGATGGAAATTTCTATGCCCACGAGGCATCATGAGCTTCTTCTGTATAGTTTCAGTCCTCTTTCACCACCAACtcacagcagcagcagcagcagaagaagcAAATGACGAAGTGTCGATGTTATTGGCTTTCAAGAATTCCTCTGTTCAATCTGACCCAACTGGGTTCCTTTCCAACTGGGAAGCCAGCTCCCAGACACCATGCTCATGGAGCGGAGTTTCGTGCACGCCTGATGGCCATGTGCATGGCCTAGACCTCAGCAATGCTGGGCTCCGAGGTGCGCTGCACTTCCCTCGGCTCACCGATTTGCGCAGTCTCCGAGTCGTGAACCTGCACGGCAATCTGTTCTCAGCTGGTGACCTCTCTGCCTCTGCATCTTCTTCATGCCGACTTGAGACTGTCGACTTGTCCTTCAATAATTTCTCGGACCCTTTACCGGGaaactctttcttgatatcttGTCACAGTCTGGTTCACGTCGACCTCTCACGGAACTCAATCCCTGGTGGGAATCTCCAGTTTGGCCCTTCTCTGTTACAGCTTGACCTCTCTAGGAATACCATTTCAGATCCCACCCTTTTGACTTATTCCCTCTCTAGCTGCCAAAACTTGAAACTCCTCAATTTTTCCGGTAACATAATCACCGGAAAATTGGGAGCCACTCCCACCTCTTGCAAAAACTTATCGGTTCTTGATCTTTCTGGTAATCGTTTGTTCGGGGACATACCACCGAATTTCGTGGCAGATTCCCCGCCTTCTCTCGAGTATCTTGATCTCTCCAACAATAACTTTTCAAGCAAATTCTCGGACCTTGATTTTGGTAGCTGTGGCAATTTGACTTATCTGAACCTATCAAGCATCGGCCTCTCTGGGAGCGAGTTTCCGGAAAGTCTGAAGAACTGCCAGGATTTGGAAATGCTAGACATCTCGCTTAATCAGCTGGAGTATATGATTCCTGGTGCTTTGCTAGGGAATTTGCGAAATTTGAGGCAATTGTCTTTGGCGCACAATCACTTCACGGGTCAGATTCCGCCCGAGCTGGGGCAAACTTGTGGAACTCTAGAGGAGCTCGATCTGTCTGTAAATAACCTCACTGGTGGATTGCCATCAACATTTGTCTCGTGCTCTTCCCTGTGGAATCTCAATCTAGGGAATAATCATCTCTCTGGAGATTTTCTTGTTACCGTCGTCAGCAGTCTCTCTAGCCTGAGAAATCTGCGTTTACCATTCAATGACATCAATGGCTCGATTCCGCTGTCCTTAACAAACTGTAGCCAGCTTCGAGTACTCGATTTGAGCTCCAATGTCATCACGGGTAATATTCCTCAGGGCTTTTGTTCGTCTTCCTTTTCGTCATCACTGGAGAAAATACTACTTGCAAGCAACTATATCTCAGGAACTATGGTTTCGGAGCTTGGAAATTGCAAGAACCTGAAATCAATTGACCTCAGCTTTAACAGCCTGAGCTCCGAAATCCCTAAAGAGATATGGGAATTGCCGAAGCTTTTGGACTTGGTTATGTGGGCAAACAATCTTACTGGCAAAATTCCTGAAGGGATTTGCGAGAATGGGGGAAATCTCGAGACCTTGATTCTTAATAATAATCTCATTTCAGGAACAATTCCGTTGTCCATTGCCAACTGCACCAACATGATATGGGTTTCACTTTCCAGCAATCGGCTCACTGGAGAGATCCCTGCTGGAGTCGGGAATCTTCGAAAACTAGCTGTCCTCCAGCTGGCAAATAACTCGATCACCGGACAAATTCCGCCGGAGATTGGCAAGTGCCAGGGACTCATTTGGCTAGATTTAAACAGCAACCAACTGACCGGTTCTCTCCCCACCGAGCTAGCCGATCAATCAGGCCTGATCACACCGGGGAGCGTTTCCGGGAAGCAATTTGCTTATGTTCGATACGAGGGAGGCACGGATTGTAGAGGAGCTGGAGGACTAGTTGAATTTGAGGATATAAGACCATCGAGGCTGGAGAGTTATCATATGGCGCACTCTTGCCAAACGACTAGGATTTACACCGGTGTGACGGTCTATAGCTTTGCTAGCAACGGGAGCATGATGTATATTGATTTGTCGTTCAATTCATTGTCGGGTATGATTCCGGAAAGCTATGGCACTATGACTTTCCTACAAGTACTGAAGCTGGGGCACAATGAGTTAACGGGGACTATCCCCGAAAGCTTCGGAGGTTTGAAATCTATCGGAGTTCTCGATCTCTCTCATAACCGTCTTCAAGGGTTTCTCCCAGGATCATTAGGATCTCTATCATTTCTCAACGATCTTGACATTTCCAACAACAACCTCACCGGCCCCATCCCTTCCGGAGGTCAAATGATCACTTTCCCGGCATCCCGGTTCGAAAACAACTCTGGCCTTTGTGGAGTGCCTTTGCCCCCATGTGGCTCCGATACCGGATCAACAGTTCCATCAAGCTCTGGTGGCCAGGAAAGGAAGCAATCTGCTAAAGTAGGTGCGATCATCGGTACCGGTATCGCCGCATTCTTCATCATATGTATCCTCATTCTCATGGTAGTGTTCTACCGTCTAAAGATACACCACAAGATGGGGAAACAGAGAGAAAAGTATATACAAAGCCTTCCTACTTCAGGTACTAGCAGCTGGAAGCTCTCTAGTGTTCATGAGCCCTTGAGCATAAATATTGCCGCTTTCGAGAAGCCTTTGCAAAAGCTCACCTTTGCCCATCTGCTAGAAGCAACTAATGGATTCAGCTCAGAGAGTCTCATAGGCTCTGGAGGGTTCGGCGAAGTGTACAAGGCTCGACTCAAGGACGGGCATGTAGTTGCCATCAAGAAGCTGGCTCATGTCACAGGCCAGGGCGATCGGGAATTCATGGCTGAAATGGAAACGATAGGTAAGATCAAGCATCGAAACCTCGTTCCTCTACTCGGCTATTGCAAGATCGGGGAGGAGAGGCTCCTCGTGTACGAGTACATGAAATGGGGGAGTCTCGAGTCAGTTCTTCACAACAGGACCAAAGGAATGGCCTCGAACCTCGATTGGGAAACTAGAAAGAAGATAGCCATAGATTCGGCTCGAGGCCTGGCGTTCTTGCACCATAGTTGTGTTCCTCACATTATACACCGAGATATGAAATCAAGCAATGTCCTTCTGGACGAAAACTTTGTAGCTCGGTTGTCTGATTTCGGCATGGCTAGATTGGTGAATGCCCTAGATACTCACCTCAGCGTCAGCACCCTCTCAGGGACTCCCGGTTATGTTCCGCCCGAGTACTATCAGAGCTTTAGATGCACAACAAAGGGCGACGTGTATAGTTACGGAGTGATCCTGCTCGAACTTCTCTCAGGGAAGAGGCCAATAGATTATTCCGAGTTTGGCGAGGACAACAACCTGGTAAGCTGGGCGAAGCAGCTTTGGAGAgagaagagcagcaacgaaaTTCTCGACCCCGGTCTGGCCGGGGATACATCTCACAAGGACGAACTTTGTCAGTACCTAAGGATAGCATTCGAGTGCCTGGAGGACAGACCTCCTAGGCGACCGACTATGATTCAGGTTATGGCAATGTTTAAAGAGCTTCAGGCCATCACATCGGACAGCGATATCCTAGGCGGCCTGTCAGCGAAAGATGCGGTTATCATCGAGTCACAAGAGGAAGAACTCTGA
- the LOC115754146 gene encoding receptor-like protein kinase BRI1-like 3 isoform X2 — protein sequence MVRGDSKFGRFLNILNSPRLIRGRKIDKGWKFLCPRGIMSFFCIVSVLFHHQLTAAAAAEEANDEVSMLLAFKNSSVQSDPTGFLSNWEASSQTPCSWSGVSCTPDGHVHGLDLSNAGLRGALHFPRLTDLRSLRVVNLHGNLFSAGDLSASASSSCRLETVDLSFNNFSDPLPGNSFLISCHSLVHVDLSRNSIPGGNLQFGPSLLQLDLSRNTISDPTLLTYSLSSCQNLKLLNFSGNIITGKLGATPTSCKNLSVLDLSGNRLFGDIPPNFVADSPPSLEYLDLSNNNFSSKFSDLDFGSCGNLTYLNLSSIGLSGSEFPESLKNCQDLEMLDISLNQLEYMIPGALLGNLRNLRQLSLAHNHFTGQIPPELGQTCGTLEELDLSVNNLTGGLPSTFVSCSSLWNLNLGNNHLSGDFLVTVVSSLSSLRNLRLPFNDINGSIPLSLTNCSQLRVLDLSSNVITGNIPQGFCSSSFSSSLEKILLASNYISGTMVSELGNCKNLKSIDLSFNSLSSEIPKEIWELPKLLDLVMWANNLTGKIPEGICENGGNLETLILNNNLISGTIPLSIANCTNMIWVSLSSNRLTGEIPAGVGNLRKLAVLQLANNSITGQIPPEIGKCQGLIWLDLNSNQLTGSLPTELADQSGLITPGSVSGKQFAYVRYEGGTDCRGAGGLVEFEDIRPSRLESYHMAHSCQTTRIYTGVTVYSFASNGSMMYIDLSFNSLSGMIPESYGTMTFLQVLKLGHNELTGTIPESFGGLKSIGVLDLSHNRLQGFLPGSLGSLSFLNDLDISNNNLTGPIPSGGQMITFPASRFENNSGLCGVPLPPCGSDTGSTVPSSSGGQERKQSAKVGAIIGTGIAAFFIICILILMVVFYRLKIHHKMGKQREKYIQSLPTSGTSSWKLSSVHEPLSINIAAFEKPLQKLTFAHLLEATNGFSSESLIGSGGFGEVYKARLKDGHVVAIKKLAHVTGQGDREFMAEMETIGKIKHRNLVPLLGYCKIGEERLLVYEYMKWGSLESVLHNRTKGMASNLDWETRKKIAIDSARGLAFLHHSCVPHIIHRDMKSSNVLLDENFVARLSDFGMARLVNALDTHLSVSTLSGTPGYVPPEYYQSFRCTTKGDVYSYGVILLELLSGKRPIDYSEFGEDNNLVSWAKQLWREKSSNEILDPGLAGDTSHKDELCQYLRIAFECLEDRPPRRPTMIQVMAMFKELQAITSDSDILGGLSAKDAVIIESQEEEL from the exons ATGGTGAGAGGAGACTCCAAATTCGGGAGATTTCTCAACATTCTCAATAGCCCGAGATTGA TAAGAGGCCGAAAGATAGATAAAGGATGGAAATTTCTATGCCCACGAGGCATCATGAGCTTCTTCTGTATAGTTTCAGTCCTCTTTCACCACCAACtcacagcagcagcagcagcagaagaagcAAATGACGAAGTGTCGATGTTATTGGCTTTCAAGAATTCCTCTGTTCAATCTGACCCAACTGGGTTCCTTTCCAACTGGGAAGCCAGCTCCCAGACACCATGCTCATGGAGCGGAGTTTCGTGCACGCCTGATGGCCATGTGCATGGCCTAGACCTCAGCAATGCTGGGCTCCGAGGTGCGCTGCACTTCCCTCGGCTCACCGATTTGCGCAGTCTCCGAGTCGTGAACCTGCACGGCAATCTGTTCTCAGCTGGTGACCTCTCTGCCTCTGCATCTTCTTCATGCCGACTTGAGACTGTCGACTTGTCCTTCAATAATTTCTCGGACCCTTTACCGGGaaactctttcttgatatcttGTCACAGTCTGGTTCACGTCGACCTCTCACGGAACTCAATCCCTGGTGGGAATCTCCAGTTTGGCCCTTCTCTGTTACAGCTTGACCTCTCTAGGAATACCATTTCAGATCCCACCCTTTTGACTTATTCCCTCTCTAGCTGCCAAAACTTGAAACTCCTCAATTTTTCCGGTAACATAATCACCGGAAAATTGGGAGCCACTCCCACCTCTTGCAAAAACTTATCGGTTCTTGATCTTTCTGGTAATCGTTTGTTCGGGGACATACCACCGAATTTCGTGGCAGATTCCCCGCCTTCTCTCGAGTATCTTGATCTCTCCAACAATAACTTTTCAAGCAAATTCTCGGACCTTGATTTTGGTAGCTGTGGCAATTTGACTTATCTGAACCTATCAAGCATCGGCCTCTCTGGGAGCGAGTTTCCGGAAAGTCTGAAGAACTGCCAGGATTTGGAAATGCTAGACATCTCGCTTAATCAGCTGGAGTATATGATTCCTGGTGCTTTGCTAGGGAATTTGCGAAATTTGAGGCAATTGTCTTTGGCGCACAATCACTTCACGGGTCAGATTCCGCCCGAGCTGGGGCAAACTTGTGGAACTCTAGAGGAGCTCGATCTGTCTGTAAATAACCTCACTGGTGGATTGCCATCAACATTTGTCTCGTGCTCTTCCCTGTGGAATCTCAATCTAGGGAATAATCATCTCTCTGGAGATTTTCTTGTTACCGTCGTCAGCAGTCTCTCTAGCCTGAGAAATCTGCGTTTACCATTCAATGACATCAATGGCTCGATTCCGCTGTCCTTAACAAACTGTAGCCAGCTTCGAGTACTCGATTTGAGCTCCAATGTCATCACGGGTAATATTCCTCAGGGCTTTTGTTCGTCTTCCTTTTCGTCATCACTGGAGAAAATACTACTTGCAAGCAACTATATCTCAGGAACTATGGTTTCGGAGCTTGGAAATTGCAAGAACCTGAAATCAATTGACCTCAGCTTTAACAGCCTGAGCTCCGAAATCCCTAAAGAGATATGGGAATTGCCGAAGCTTTTGGACTTGGTTATGTGGGCAAACAATCTTACTGGCAAAATTCCTGAAGGGATTTGCGAGAATGGGGGAAATCTCGAGACCTTGATTCTTAATAATAATCTCATTTCAGGAACAATTCCGTTGTCCATTGCCAACTGCACCAACATGATATGGGTTTCACTTTCCAGCAATCGGCTCACTGGAGAGATCCCTGCTGGAGTCGGGAATCTTCGAAAACTAGCTGTCCTCCAGCTGGCAAATAACTCGATCACCGGACAAATTCCGCCGGAGATTGGCAAGTGCCAGGGACTCATTTGGCTAGATTTAAACAGCAACCAACTGACCGGTTCTCTCCCCACCGAGCTAGCCGATCAATCAGGCCTGATCACACCGGGGAGCGTTTCCGGGAAGCAATTTGCTTATGTTCGATACGAGGGAGGCACGGATTGTAGAGGAGCTGGAGGACTAGTTGAATTTGAGGATATAAGACCATCGAGGCTGGAGAGTTATCATATGGCGCACTCTTGCCAAACGACTAGGATTTACACCGGTGTGACGGTCTATAGCTTTGCTAGCAACGGGAGCATGATGTATATTGATTTGTCGTTCAATTCATTGTCGGGTATGATTCCGGAAAGCTATGGCACTATGACTTTCCTACAAGTACTGAAGCTGGGGCACAATGAGTTAACGGGGACTATCCCCGAAAGCTTCGGAGGTTTGAAATCTATCGGAGTTCTCGATCTCTCTCATAACCGTCTTCAAGGGTTTCTCCCAGGATCATTAGGATCTCTATCATTTCTCAACGATCTTGACATTTCCAACAACAACCTCACCGGCCCCATCCCTTCCGGAGGTCAAATGATCACTTTCCCGGCATCCCGGTTCGAAAACAACTCTGGCCTTTGTGGAGTGCCTTTGCCCCCATGTGGCTCCGATACCGGATCAACAGTTCCATCAAGCTCTGGTGGCCAGGAAAGGAAGCAATCTGCTAAAGTAGGTGCGATCATCGGTACCGGTATCGCCGCATTCTTCATCATATGTATCCTCATTCTCATGGTAGTGTTCTACCGTCTAAAGATACACCACAAGATGGGGAAACAGAGAGAAAAGTATATACAAAGCCTTCCTACTTCAGGTACTAGCAGCTGGAAGCTCTCTAGTGTTCATGAGCCCTTGAGCATAAATATTGCCGCTTTCGAGAAGCCTTTGCAAAAGCTCACCTTTGCCCATCTGCTAGAAGCAACTAATGGATTCAGCTCAGAGAGTCTCATAGGCTCTGGAGGGTTCGGCGAAGTGTACAAGGCTCGACTCAAGGACGGGCATGTAGTTGCCATCAAGAAGCTGGCTCATGTCACAGGCCAGGGCGATCGGGAATTCATGGCTGAAATGGAAACGATAGGTAAGATCAAGCATCGAAACCTCGTTCCTCTACTCGGCTATTGCAAGATCGGGGAGGAGAGGCTCCTCGTGTACGAGTACATGAAATGGGGGAGTCTCGAGTCAGTTCTTCACAACAGGACCAAAGGAATGGCCTCGAACCTCGATTGGGAAACTAGAAAGAAGATAGCCATAGATTCGGCTCGAGGCCTGGCGTTCTTGCACCATAGTTGTGTTCCTCACATTATACACCGAGATATGAAATCAAGCAATGTCCTTCTGGACGAAAACTTTGTAGCTCGGTTGTCTGATTTCGGCATGGCTAGATTGGTGAATGCCCTAGATACTCACCTCAGCGTCAGCACCCTCTCAGGGACTCCCGGTTATGTTCCGCCCGAGTACTATCAGAGCTTTAGATGCACAACAAAGGGCGACGTGTATAGTTACGGAGTGATCCTGCTCGAACTTCTCTCAGGGAAGAGGCCAATAGATTATTCCGAGTTTGGCGAGGACAACAACCTGGTAAGCTGGGCGAAGCAGCTTTGGAGAgagaagagcagcaacgaaaTTCTCGACCCCGGTCTGGCCGGGGATACATCTCACAAGGACGAACTTTGTCAGTACCTAAGGATAGCATTCGAGTGCCTGGAGGACAGACCTCCTAGGCGACCGACTATGATTCAGGTTATGGCAATGTTTAAAGAGCTTCAGGCCATCACATCGGACAGCGATATCCTAGGCGGCCTGTCAGCGAAAGATGCGGTTATCATCGAGTCACAAGAGGAAGAACTCTGA